The following are encoded in a window of Nibricoccus aquaticus genomic DNA:
- a CDS encoding dienelactone hydrolase family protein — MTLQEASFADISTPTGPMRTHLFRPSAPGRYPGIVLYSEIFQVTAPIRRTAAFLAGHGFIVAVPEVYHEFEAPGTVLAYDQPGADRGNALKTTKEVSAFDSDARAVLAYLKSHDACTGRLGVIGICLGGHLAFRAGMNSDVSATTCFYATDIHKGSLGKGMTDDSLARIPEIKGELMMLWGRQDPHVPGEGRAKIYAALTAAGTNFTWHEFNGAHAFLRDEGYRYDAELAHLTMGMTVQFFRRTLATG; from the coding sequence TCGCCGACATCTCCACACCCACCGGCCCGATGCGCACGCACCTCTTCCGGCCCTCCGCGCCCGGCCGCTATCCCGGCATCGTCCTCTACTCCGAAATTTTCCAGGTCACCGCCCCCATCCGCCGCACCGCCGCCTTCCTTGCCGGCCACGGCTTCATCGTCGCCGTCCCCGAGGTTTACCACGAATTCGAAGCCCCCGGCACCGTCCTCGCTTACGACCAGCCCGGCGCCGACCGCGGCAACGCCCTCAAAACCACCAAGGAGGTCTCCGCCTTCGACTCCGACGCCCGCGCTGTCCTCGCGTACTTGAAATCACACGACGCCTGCACCGGACGCCTCGGTGTCATCGGCATCTGCCTCGGCGGCCACCTCGCCTTCCGCGCCGGCATGAACTCCGACGTCTCCGCCACCACCTGCTTCTACGCGACCGACATCCACAAGGGCTCCCTCGGCAAAGGCATGACCGACGACTCCCTCGCCCGCATTCCCGAAATCAAAGGCGAACTCATGATGCTCTGGGGCCGCCAGGACCCGCACGTCCCCGGCGAAGGCCGCGCCAAAATCTACGCCGCCCTCACCGCCGCCGGCACGAATTTCACCTGGCACGAATTCAACGGCGCCCACGCCTTCCTCCGCGACGAAGGCTACCGCTACGACGCCGAGCTCGCCCACCTCACCATGGGCATGACCGTGCAATTCTTCCGCCGCACCCTCGCTACCGGCTGA